Below is a genomic region from Oncorhynchus gorbuscha isolate QuinsamMale2020 ecotype Even-year unplaced genomic scaffold, OgorEven_v1.0 Un_scaffold_11438, whole genome shotgun sequence.
TGCCCACCCCTACTCAACCTACCAGTCCCCTGTCCACCCCTACTCAACCTACCAATCCCCTGTCCACCCCTACTCAACCTACCAGTCCCTGTCCACCTCTACTCAATATACCAGTCCCCTGTCCACCCCTGCTCAATTTGCAGTCCCTGTCTGCCCCTACTCCAAGCTTACCCCAGTCCCTGCTCCACCCCTACTCCAACTTACCCAGTCCCCTGTATCCCATAGGGAACACATTCAAGGGACTTTCCTTCTAATCTGATCTCCCAAGAACATCGGAACCCTGGGTGTCCGATTGTTACGGCTGAATAGCATTGTTGTTTAGAGTTAGCTGACTTAGGGCAGGTCTTTGAAAAATGGCCTTGTGCCTCAGATTTTTCTTTAGACTCTGTGGTAGTGGGGGCCTTTGAACAGATTTATTTTATTTCGAGGCATCAAAGAACCGATTGGCAAGTTCTTGGAAATTAGTTGGCTAAGGAATTCTGAGATGAAGGCTGTAATGTAATTGAACTTATTAACTGTTTGCTTGCTGTAAAACGTTAAGAAAAGCAGCAGTAGCGGTGGACATAGAGGGCATATCAGATGCATCCAATTTCACAATTCTCAAAGTGCAAAAAAACACAGAGTGGTTAAATAGCCTACCATTGctatataaaatatacagacagtGGGAGATTTGCAGGACAAGGCTGTGCACACTGCACCTCCAGTCATCCATTGAAGGTGTAAGATGTAAGTCATTTCAAGGATATACCAGGCCTTAATGGAACAaagatctcctctctctggtcattCTTTGGAAATGATCTGAAAACAGGATAGGTGAATATAATATGGCTATTAGTGATGGGTTTGGAACTAAAGACCATAGTCGAATTCATTGTGATTGGAGTGAATAACAGTCAATAATACTATCTGGTATAGAAGTCTAGTCAGTTTATTTCCAATGCTCTGCGTCTTTCACTATAAGGGTAGCAGTGCTGCGCCCTAGTGGTATGTAGAAGTGAACCGTGTTCATTTCGGCCAGGCTGGGAATAGGATGAGGAAACTATTTATTTTACGAGATGTTGCTGTGAGTGATTGTTTTATCATCGATATTGTTTACCTCTTTGAATGCAGCTTACTCTCAAAATATTTGCAATTATTATCACAGTAATTATGTTATTCCAGAAATCGTATATTTTCTTCACGGAAATGGAAACATCCTTCCGGACGTGACGTCGACGGTAAACATGGCTGATGTGGAGAACACAAACAGACAAGTCGATAAGAAAAACATGTCTTTTAATATTAGAGAGAAGCTAGATATCGGCGAAAATATGCCAAAATTACGTCATCAAGACACTTCGGAAAGTGGAAAGGGTACTGTCGAAACACGTACAACCTCGGAGTACTGTGAAAAGTTGCAGGGGTGGATGTGGCAGTACCACACGGCATATGTGAACTGGCAAAGTTGGCTGGCAGTGTCTGCTTCTCCGTATTTTGCACCGCAACCAATGCAACCACTCACTGCACCCGTCTGGCCAGCGGATTTCCCTAATTTTGATGCCCAGAACTGGTACAATAATCCATTTGGACTCCCCTTATCGACGTATCCAACCGCCATATCCGCGGCTGGGATTCCGCCTGGGGAAACGGCTGGGAGTGGTGCTGTGTCCACTTCAGTACCAGcgcaacaacaaccacaacagaACGGCAACGCACAACGGCCAGGTAGCTATCAGAGACACAGCTGTTGTTATTATTGTATTTGTTTAATGAGTCTAATATGATAACGTTGGTTATATAGCTAAAGAACTGTTTGAGATAAAGCAACATGACAACAGGCCTGTTACGTTACAGTGATGAATTATGAAAATTAGTGCCCTCTGTGGTCTACTAAAGTAAACACCGTAGGCTCATCTGCTATAGGCCTGGGTTGCTAAAGACCCCCAACCTAGGCATATTAACATTTTTGAAACAAGGAATTTCCTATTGAAGGACAATAACCGTCATCAATGAATGTGTTGGCGACGTCTGTGGCTATTTTGGTAGAGCAcggtgcttgcaacaccagggttgtgggtttgatccCCATGGGAGACCAGTACAGAAAATCAATATGAAAATGTATTTACTCACGACTTTAAGATGccctggataaaagcatctgctaaatcgGTGGTTCCCAAATCTATGGGGAGGCCCATAGATATTGTTGTAATTGTTTTGGTCACTCAGATATCACATGAATtcacattagacatggcaaaatgtatagaattccAAGAAAATGTCCTttataaaactgcaacattttctttgcaccacatgacaaaatgtgtagaattgcaggaaataagctaTAAACCTGCTAAATTCTCTCCACCAACGAGGAGTGTGAACAGTGTGTGTCGTGAACATTGcctgtgcccatagaaatagacgtgGTGCGTGCACGCACAGGGGTGGCCTGGGATGTTCCCCAACGCTGAAAGGGGGGCCCCGAATGGAAAGAGTTTGGTGACCCCTGGCGTcggctaaatgactcaaatgtcaatgttttgtgtgtttttgcaGGTCGAGAATacagtattccctctcctcttcaaAGGTTCATGGCTGAAATGGTGGATTTCTTCATTCTCTTCTTCATCAAAGCAACTATTATTCTCAGCATCATGCATCTGAGTGGGATGAAGTGAGTTTAGTTTAATACAAATGTTTCTGTTCTTCTATTCCTTATAGTGCAttcctttagaccagagcactatggggcTCTATGGGGTCCCCTCATGGGGCCCCGATCAAAAGTAGTATTTTATTTAAACATCCTAGGAATTGATTTGTTTCGCACTCCATGGGTGATGGTAAAGGTTAGTCCAATGCATGCATAACTACTGTGAAAATATAGTCATGATTGAAGAATCATGCATaaccactgtatatattcatgATTGAAGAAACATTTGTAGCATgcataactactgtatatagtcatgaCTGAAGAATCATTTGTATTCTTGTTTCAGGGACATTTCCAAGTTCGCCATGCATTTCATTGTGGAGGAAATAGATGAAGACACGTCCATGGAAGAACTCCAGAAGATGATGCTGGTTGCCCTGGTCTACCGGATATTAGTGTGTTTCTATGAGGTCAGGTGACAAATCAAACTGATACTGTGAACAGAAATCACATACAATGTTTTCATTTTCTGCTTTaaatgtttctgtctttgtcctgacgttgcagtgtgatgatgtttctgtctttgtcctgacgttgcagtgtgatgatgtttctgtgtttgtcctgacgttgcagtgTGATGATGTTTCTGTTTTTGTCctgatgtttctgtctttgtcctgacgttgcagtgTGATGATGTTTCTGTTTTTGTCctgatgtttctgtctttgtcctgacgttgcagtgtgatgatgtttctgtctttgtcctgacgttgcagtgtgatgatgtttctgtgtttgtcctgacgttgcagtgtgatgatgtttctgtgtttgtcctgatgtttctgtctttgtcctgacgttgcagtgtgatgatgtttctgtctttgtcctgacattgcagtgtgatgatgtttctgtctttgtcctgacgttgcagtgggatgatgtttctgtctttgtcctgacgttgcagtgggatgatgtttctgtctttctcctgACGTTGCAGTGTGATGATGTTTCTGTTTTTGTCCTGATGTTTCTGTCTTCGTCCTGACGTTGCAGTGTGATGATGTTTCTGTTTTTGTCCTGATGTTTCTGTGTTTGTCCTGATGTTGCAGtgtgatgatgtttctgtctttgtcctgacgttgcagtgggatgatgtttctgtctttgtcctgatgttgcagtgtgatgatgtttctgtctttgtcctgatgTTGCAGTGGGATGATGTTTCTGTTTTTGTCCTGATGTTGCAGtgtgatgatgtttctgtctttgtcctgacgttgcagtgTGATGATGTTTTTGTCCTGATGTTTCTGTGtttgtcctgacgttgcagtgtgatgatgtttctgtctttgtcctgacgttgcagtgtgatgatgtttctgtctttgtcctgacgttgcagtgggatgatgtttctgtctttgtcctgacgttgcagtgggatgatgtttctgtctttgtcctgacgttgcagtgggatgatgtttctgtctttgtcctgatgTTTCAGtgtgatgatgtttctgtctttgtcctgatgtttctgtctttgtcctgacgttgcagtgTGATGATGTTTCTGTTTTTGTCCTGATGTTTCTGTGtttgtcctgacgttgcagtgtgatgatgtttctgtctttgtcctgacgttgcagtgggatgatgtttctgtctttgtcctgacgttgcagtgggatgatgtttctgtctttgtcctgacgttgcagtgggatgatgtttctgtctttgtcctgacgttgcagtgggatgatgttcctgtctttgtcctgacgttgcagtgggatgatgtttctgtctttgtcctgacgttgcagtgggatgatgtttctgtctttgtcctgatgTTTCAGtgtgatgatgtttctgtctttgtcctgatgTTTCAGtgtgatgatgtttctgtctttgtcctgacgttgcagtgggatgatgtttctgtctttgtcctgatgTTTCAGtgtgatgatgtttctgtctttgtcctgatgTTTCAGTGGGATGATGTTCctgtctttgtcctgacgttgcagtgggatgatgtttctgtctttgtcctgacgttgcagtgggatgatgtttctgtctttgtcctgatgTTTCAGtgtgatgatgtttctgtctttgtcctgacgttgcagtgggatgatgtttctgtctttgtcctgacgttgcagtgggatgatgtttctgtctttgtcctgatgttgcagtgggatgatgtttctgtctttgtcctgatgTTTCAGtgtgatgatgtttctgtctttgtcctgatgtttctgtctttgtcctgacgttgcagtgTGATGATGTTTCTGTTTTTGTCCTGATGTTTCTGTGtttgtcctgacgttgcagtgtgatgatgtttctgtctttgtcctgacgttgcagtgggatgatgtttctgtctttgtcctgacgttgcagtgggatgatgtttctgtctttgtcctgacgttgcagtgggatgctgtttctgtctttgtcctgacgttgcagtgggatgatgttcctgtctttgtcctgacgttgcagtgggatgatgtttctgtctttgtcctgacgttgcagtgggatgatgtttctgtctttgtcctgacgtttcagtgtgatgatgtttctgtctttgtcctgacgttgcagtgggatgatgtttctgtctttgtcctgacgttgcagtgggatgatgtttctgtctttgtcctgacgttgcagtgggatgatgtttctgtctttgtcctgacgttgcagtgggatgatgtttctgtctttgtcctgacgtttcagtgtgatgatgtttctgtctttgtcctgacgttgcagtgggatgatgtttctgtctttgtcctgacgttgcagtgtgatgctgtttctgtctttgtcctgacgttgcagtgtgatgctgtttctgtctttgtcctgacgttgcagtgtgatgctgtttctgtctttgtcctgacgttgcagtgggatgatgtttctgtctttgtcctgacgttgcagtgggatgatgtttctgtctttgtcctgacgttgcagtgtgatgatgtttctgtctttgtcctgatgTTTCAGTGTGAtgctgtttctgtctttgtcctgacgttgcagtgggatgatgtttctgtctttgtcctgacgttgcagtgggatgatgtttctgtctttgtcctgacgttgcagtgggatgatgtttctgtctttgtcctgacgtttcagtgtgatgatgtttctgtctttgtcctgacgttTCAGTGTGAtgctgtttctgtctttgtcctgacgttgcagtgggatgatgtttctgtctttgtcctgacgttgcagtgggatgatgtttctgtctttgtcctgacgttgcagtgggatgatgtttctgtctttgtcctgatgtttcagtgggatgatgtttctgtctttgtcctgacgttgcagtgggatgatgtttctgtctttgtcctgatgtttctgtctttgtcctgatgtttcagtgggatgatgtttctgtctttgtcctgatgtttcagtgggatgatgtttctgtctttgtcctgatgtttcagtgggatgatgtttctgtctttgtcctgatgtttcagtgggatgatgtttctgtctttgtcctgatgTTTCAGtgtgatgatgtttctgtctttgtcctgacgttgcagtgtgatgatgtttctgtctttgtcctgacgttgcagtgggatgatgttcctgtctttgtcctgacgttgcagtgggatgatgtttctgtctttgtcctgatgtttctgtctttgtcctgacgttgcagtgggatgatgtttctgtctttgtcctgacgttgcagtgGGATGATGTTTCTGTTTTTGTCCTGATGTTTCTGTGtttgtcctgacgttgcagtgggatgatgtttctgtctttgtcctgacgttgcagtgGGATGATTTAAGTCTTTGATAATGGATTTGGTGTATTTTAtcatgtttctcctctctgtctgcaaaTACA
It encodes:
- the LOC124030423 gene encoding protein FAM8A1-like, which codes for MADVENTNRQVDKKNMSFNIREKLDIGENMPKLRHQDTSESGKGTVETRTTSEYCEKLQGWMWQYHTAYVNWQSWLAVSASPYFAPQPMQPLTAPVWPADFPNFDAQNWYNNPFGLPLSTYPTAISAAGIPPGETAGSGAVSTSVPAQQQPQQNGNAQRPGREYSIPSPLQRFMAEMVDFFILFFIKATIILSIMHLSGMKDISKFAMHFIVEEIDEDTSMEELQKMMLVALVYRILVCFYEIVCIWGAGGATPGKFLIGLRVISCDSSILVQPNRVLVVPATNVTLSASTVRAMNKNFSIAFLFPAFITVFFFQHNRTVYDMVAGTIVVKRTGAR